In Drosophila simulans strain w501 chromosome X, Prin_Dsim_3.1, whole genome shotgun sequence, one DNA window encodes the following:
- the LOC6726604 gene encoding protein misato: MDHTREILTFQLGTYANYVGAHFWNQQEANFRYGDESEQVAEEQLPNNDILYREGRNDLNRTTYTPRLLSVDLAGTLGHLPVTGELYGNFVQRDEELLPLSTGEELEQARRRAEESGVCAPEQLEVQAQPKSAISEYQRDLLKNAVVPEKNYQLAATANSWADFLYARYHPRTLNVLPGLIRDPTAQALGTYSAGTEMWQEASFNEEFCDRIRLYVEECDGLQGFHVLFDIDDGFGGLAGKCLEHLNDEYSRASFVLPLHYPRITSYAQADSRLSHSIRVVNNVLGYHQLSEQAMMFTPLSTLETIWRNNNLKSRSLPGLQWETDNLYQTSALLAAFFDTATLSYRLRQTPESLLRFCERVTPAGRKMTAAGLALPFGLREGQDLIEFLDQSGDHALLTQLTPGCEPGTSYVVQSVTARGIPVERLKRPRELAGDQLRMAAYGCDSISHMLQLYYQCTYHGSVTNAAATPLPLKTQLPFPYEMFAAGISGGGYRLPEGAERETGSRVDSAPMLAALQNSTKLGEHLDNLHAQSHRVQLAKLQAYSNSCLERDEYDTALDQLLEFRDLYADSQYL, encoded by the exons ATGGACCATACACGTGAAATTTTGACCTTCCAGCTCGGAACTTACGCGAATTACGTGGGCGCACACTTCTGGAACCAGCAG GAGGCCAACTTCAGGTACGGAGACGAAAGCGAACAGGTGgccgaggagcagctgcccaACAATGATATTTTGTACCGTGAAGGGCGCAACGACCTCAATCGTACCACCTACACGCCCCGCCTGCTGTCCGTGGATTTGGCCGGGACCCTGGGACATCTGCCGGTGACCGGCGAGCTGTACGGCAATTTTGTGCAGCGCGATGAGGAGTTGCTGCCCCTGAGCACAGGAGAGGAATTGGAACAGGCTCGCAGGCGGGCAGAGGAGAGCGGCGTATGCGCACCGGAGCAGCTGGAAGTGCAGGCGCAGCCGAAGTCCGCCATTTCCGAATATCAGCGGGATCTGCTCAAGAATGCTGTGGTGCCTGAGAAGAACTATCAGCTGGCAGCGACGGCAAACAGTTGGGCGGACTTTCTTTACGCCCGGTATCACCCGAGAACCTTGAATGTCTTGCCGGGGTTGATCCGAGATCCGACTGCCCAAGCGCTGGGTACCTACTCTGCCGGAACAGAAATGTGGCAGGAAGCCTCCTTTAACGAGGAGTTCTGCGATCGCATCCGTTTGTATGTAGAGGAGTGCGATGGCCTGCAGGGCTTCCACGTGCTGTTCGACATTGATGATGGCTTCGGCGGACTGGCCGGGAAGTGCCTGGAGCACCTAAACGATGAGTACAGCCGCGCGAGTTTTGTGCTGCCACTTCACTATCCCAGGATTACTAGTTATGCCCAAGCGG aTTCCCGCCTGTCGCACAGCATACGGGTGGTAAACAATGTGTTGGGCTACCACCAACTCAGCGAGCAGGCTATGATGTTCACGCCGCTATCCACGCTGGAGACCATCTGGCGGAACAATAATCTGAAGTCGCGCAGTCTGCCGGGACTCCAGTGGGAGACGGATAACCTCTACCAGACATCAGCGCTTCTGGCCGCCTTTTTCGACACGGCCACCTTGAGTTACCGCCTGCGGCAAACGCCAGAATCTTTGCTACGTTTTTGCGAACGCGTCACTCCAGCGGGCAGAAAGATGACCGCCGCCGGATTAGCTCTGCCATTTGGGCTGAGGGAGGGTCAGGATCTAATAGAGTTTCTAGACCAGAGTGGCGACCACGCGCTGCTCACACAACTCACACCTGGCTGTGAGCCTGGCACATCCTACGTGGTGCAATCAGTGACGGCTCGTGGCATTCCCGTGGAACGTTTGAAACGGCCCAGGGAGCTGGCCGGCGATCAACTTCGGATGGCTGCCTATGGCTGCGATAGTATATCCCATATGCTGCAGCTCTACTACCAGTGCACCTATCATGGAAGTGTTACAAATGCGGCAGCCACACCATTGCCACTAAAGACACAGCTACCTTTTCCCTATGAAATGTTTGCAGCCGGTATATCAGGCGGTGGCTACCGCTTGCCTGAGGGGGCGGAACGCGAGACGGGTAGTCGTGTGGATTCCGCACCCATGCTGGCCGCCCTACAGAACTCCACCAAGCTCGGCGAGCATCTGGACAACTTGCACGCCCAATCACATCGCGTGCAGCTGGCCAAGTTGCAAGCGTATTCCAATTCTTGTTTGGAGCGGGATGAGTACGATACGGCTCTGGATCAGCTGCTTGAGTTCCGCGACCTTTACGCAGACTCGCAGTATCTATAG
- the LOC27208233 gene encoding uncharacterized protein LOC27208233, with protein sequence MPRSVRVVNYQITKCVPLSLSLFLPWSQWPPPKDLVLGVPVDQVDQVVVEEDQDADLADRADLVDLADLADLADLEDPADLVDQEVVDLEDQVAQEDQEAQEAPNHGDHHAIKPHPRLLRPQQALPPPQLLPLQCPPPQSPLRNPRRNPPRHPPQNKSLDMFPFEFCLFG encoded by the coding sequence ATGCCGAGATCAGTTCGAGTCGTTAACTATCAGATAACGAAATGCGTACCCTTATCCTTGTCACTCTTTTTGCCCTGGTCGCAGTGGCCTCCGCCCAAGGACCTGGTCCTTGGGGTCCCCGTGGACCAGGTGGACCAGGTCGTGGTCGAGGAGGACCAGGACGCGGACCTGGCGGACCGGGCGGACCTGGTGGACCTGGCGGATTTGGCGGACCTGGCGGATTTGGAGGACCCGGCGGACCTGGTGGACCAGGAGGTCGTGGACCTGGAGGACCAGGTGGCCCAGGAGGACCAGGAGGCCCAGGAGGCCCCAAACCATGGGGACCACCATGCAATCAAACCACATCCACGACTACTGAGGCCTCAACAAGCACTTCCACCACCACAGCTTCTTCCACTACAGTGTCCTCCACCACAGAGTCCTCTACGGAATCCTCGACGGAATCCTCCACGGCATCCTCCACAGAATAAATCGCTTGACATGTTCCCGTTCGAGTTTTGCCTATTTGGTTAG
- the LOC6726605 gene encoding ubiquitin-conjugating enzyme E2 Q2, which produces MACLKALKQEIETLKKIFPKNHERFQIHNSSIDELLCCFIDKNGKRYDIHAHITEIYPLSPPFWFAETEETSVTNAVQILSNTNERDNHVINQVGILLLELCRLHNVPLPPEIDNLALPLQTTLTSASPLRCEQRPGGGGAGGEGGSHGNDDTESNQEKIKDTIGESEQKSERDENFSLEMDDVRSTSKTDDMEVEQLATLKRLRQNQIQGYLKGSVSGSTQATARLMKELREIFCSYAFKKNMFSIEFVNDSIYEWNISLRSVDPDSPLHSDLQMLKEKEGMDSILLNILFKDTYPFEPPFVRVVHPIISGGYVLIGGAICMELLTKHGWSSAYTVEAVIVQIAATLVKGKARIQFGDTEAPTQVQYSLTRAMQNFNSIVQLHEATGWFTPPNEDG; this is translated from the coding sequence ATGGCGTGCCTTAAAGCCCTGAAGCAGGAAATCGAAACGCTAAAGAAGATCTTCCCGAAGAACCACGAGCGCTTTCAGATCCACAATTCCAGCATCGACGAACTGCTCTGCTGTTTTATCGATAAGAATGGAAAGCGCTACGATATTCACGCCCACATAACGGAAATCTATCCCTTATCGCCGCCATTTTGGTTTGCCGAGACCGAGGAGACGAGCGTTACAAATGCTGTTCAAATACTTAGCAATACGAATGAACGTGATAATCACGTGATCAATCAGGTGGGCATACTGCTGCTTGAGCTGTGCCGCCTTCACAACGTTCCACTGCCACCCGAGATCGATAATTTGGCTCTGCCGCTGCAAACGACGCTGACATCCGCTTCCCCCCTTCGCTGCGAGCAGAGACCAGGTGGTGGTGGAGCGGGAGGCGAGGGCGGTTCCCACGGCAACGATGACACCGAGTCAAATCAGGAGAAGATCAAGGATACCATCGGCGAAAGCGAACAGAAGAGCGAGCGCGATGAGAACTTTTCGCTGGAAATGGATGATGTACGAAGTACAAGCAAGACGGACGACATGGAAGTGGAACAGTTAGCGACTCTAAAAAGACTGCGTCAAAATCAGATACAAGGCTATCTAAAAGGTTCCGTTTCGGGTTCCACGCAGGCAACCGCTCGCTTAATGAAGGAACTACGCGAAATTTTTTGCTCATACGCCTTCAAGAAGAACATGTTTTCTATTGAATTCGTCAATGATTCGATTTACGAATGGAACATTAGCCTCAGGTCTGTCGACCCTGACAGTCCGCTGCACAGTGATCTGCAAATGCTCAAGGAGAAGGAGGGCATGGACAGCATACTGCTCAACATCCTGTTCAAGGATACGTATCCCTTCGAACCGCCATTTGTGCGCGTCGTCCATCCGATTATCTCAGGCGGCTATGTGCTCATCGGTGGTGCCATCTGCATGGAATTGCTGACCAAGCATGGCTGGAGCTCGGCCTATACCGTGGAAGCGGTTATCGTGCAAATTGCAGCCACTCTCGTCAAGGGAAAGGCGCGGATCCAGTTCGGGGATACCGAAGCACCGACCCAGGTCCAATACAGTTTGACTCGAGCCATGCAGAACTTCAACTCTATCGTTCAGCTTCACGAAGCGACAGGATGGTTTACCCCGCCCAATGAAGATGGCTAA
- the LOC6726606 gene encoding basic salivary proline-rich protein 1: MRVFFLVVLLALVALAAAQGRRPPGPPQGGLGPLPGPGGLRPPQGPPQGLPQGPPQGLPQGPPQGGNSSSSEDSSSQESSNESSSEASA; encoded by the coding sequence atgcgTGTATTCTTCCTCGTCGTTCTGCTCGCCTTGGTGGCTCTGGCTGCTGCCCAAGGACGTCGTCCTCCAGGACCTCCGCAGGGAGGTCTGGGACCACTTCCGGGCCCTGGAGGACTCCGCCCGCCGCAGGGACCACCCCAGGGACTTCCTCAGGGACCTCCCCAGGGACTCCCGCAAGGACCTCCCCAAGGTGGCAACTCATCCTCCTCCGAGGACTCTTCCTCCCAGGAGAGCTCCAACGAGTCCTCCAGTGAGGCGTCCGCCTAG